In Mytilus trossulus isolate FHL-02 chromosome 14, PNRI_Mtr1.1.1.hap1, whole genome shotgun sequence, a genomic segment contains:
- the LOC134696893 gene encoding putative deoxyribonuclease TATDN2: MSVEQYLQEKLIPQPDIAVEVIGGVLVYCDPDTYPQVLPDTSKWKIAIGLHPKAAPYFSNDQFTAMQEALSDMRVSALGEIGLDRTVNQVHWMSQEKIFDKLLGLARPNKPVILHLRGQATETMSDAVYTRALEIVQNNCEPEQKIHLHCFHGSARQVDIWRRAFPNTYFSFSLKVKNFHEDQILAARNVPNHRILIETDSPYCTIPSNIRINNPRRIGQVALILAGIRSHPVAEIFALTRKKWKKPIWLNSGLLCTMYVLV, from the coding sequence ATGTCTGTTGAACAATACCTCCAGGAAAAATTAATTCCACAGCCAGATATTGCAGTAGAGGTGATTGGAGGAGTACTAGTATACTGCGATCCGGATACATATCCGCAAGTGTTACCAGACACCTCAAAATGGAAGATAGCCATAGGGCTGCATCCAAAAGCTGCACCCTATTTTAGCAATGACCAGTTTACAGCAATGCAGGAGGCATTGAGTGACATGCGTGTATCTGCACTGGGGGAAATCGGGTTAGACAGGACCGTCAACCAAGTACACTGGATGTCCCAGGAAAagatttttgataaattgttagGATTGGCTAGACCAAACAAACCAGTGATTCTACATTTGCGTGGCCAGGCCACGGAGACAATGTCAGACGCTGTGTATACTAGAGCGTTGGAAATTGTGCAGAACAATTGTGAGCCGGAGCAGAAAATTCATCTCCATTGTTTCCATGGGAGTGCGAGACAAGTGGATATTTGGCGTCGCGCTTTTCCGAACACTTATTTCAGCTTTTCTTTAAAGGTCAAAAATTTCCATGAAGATCAGATACTGGCAGCCAGGAATGTCCCAAACCATCGTATTTTGATTGAGACAGATTCACCATATTGTACTATCCCATCCAACATACGGATTAATAATCCGCGTAGGATTGGACAAGTAGCATTGATTTTAGCAGGTATCAGGAGCCACCCTGTGGCCGAGATATTTGCTCTCACAaggaaaaaatggaaaaagcCTATATGGCTAAATAGTGGACTgctatgtacaatgtatgtattGGTGTAA